One genomic segment of Plasmodium cynomolgi strain B DNA, chromosome 14, whole genome shotgun sequence includes these proteins:
- a CDS encoding transcription factor with AP2 domain(s) (putative) → MNTPYNYGNINVNCQVSIKHKKLVSTQNEEANKRYNEHIVKNNYQHCGDKNVQMYSNICNILRSGSVRNGPNGPNGPNGSNGSRGSNGPGGSSGRNGSSASNRPSASNRPSAPNRPSAPNGPNAPNGQNAPNGLHCPNANHMQDTPGEIYHNQVHNKAEANRNKRPYVHSQKRMTYGISEVNESEKGAAFAKCGAYKDTYTNQVDHFTQCRKKKNVNMVNAATDSSRTNYTIRGASSCGMTPFINHAIDESPTCGDNPPNGFTQDNRNYRISANEEGSHLMFHDVKSYGSKEIHDNIFPQNCLLNKTFENASNYPFGVPTNGRNTTENGVYQTGQMYCKEEKDSSDEYSSLCYDGNKSSSKLSYGKNNTKERNHCDDGMTRNNSYLVDNADYDAHQNNIIQNVDLLSCKSSSSVKNELSSALNRLNESGNSSSTKYGCNEMKDLLKSNIIYNNIINNNIINNIISNNIISNNIINNNIINNNFMESVSIINQCVLNESKGMVCGGEGKKMEPMGIATNLGDHHMNANFQNVNRTSGNDNGGKFHLSNMYGMVNEENDFSHRNSPDSSKTWQIPERYKLFRSEEVNSPNDVPISDINRCCGDRSNGCSDRSNGCGDRSNGSGDRSNGCGDRSNGSGDRSNGCGDRSNGSGGTGILTAARASPFNDNSSKSPCCFTQFDNNYVDSNAAYEHGKAKNEAKMKGAPFLMKCTKVPTSGKTALWDQIEFEQADGNDIMTRDTHSDVQERPCVGTHNNVIKPERQHVDGKKGQSDNQHISLKECICNRDDSHSKISPQLANTYRLSQDCQSKQISIPNMYDKQDSDMLCSCIEPSPLNQVEKNGSASKSCHLAIDTNRRSIGIDQVRDEPPNQANNIHMASACTVNKPMSLNFNLDGPFGEMHVNSTSVSVSGEANRVNRQCGKATRISQPSCASSQVSGNQDSGNQVSGNQVSGNQVSGNHVNTNQWNELINMSTNYNTKGACKSSLSRRVQGEGQEKKCAIGVANSTKQRQPLRRPASRNYSSMGNFDGRPPKEELGTTNKHTEMCQGNGKGKGVTSHSENVAVDTLYPTAQMHGDQCESRVIKSQPKMRNDELASPKKKFTGMSMEKSWDHIPGDTCVSLNYKKSKRHEMCCSLHEVQGSHEMKNLCGWLTSRTSLTSLTSRGSYIPRKLLEPHTILHEGHDSNKKNSLKKITIDKHSSRGEEKYHESFTLECENLEKKNFENCFLYASRAHGEKASYGNCKVVSSSSTSTVGSSNSSGQPQEEQEEQHQQHQQLHPGHLQEGGPSGVSDECAYMNGISSQVSAFPRTGTSGEFPIDYGTVNGDSSPHMMDVTVQGEFDNKRNVIKDGRGYINCVASELFACGGGPSDAGGMFRYGNSNSNSNSSSNGNSNSNGNSNSNSNGNGNSNSNSNSNSNRNSSDSVMNNSNRKEEKKKRTQNDVVVQCDLRCDCSNNGKNAGNISTYANKGVCNIGFLTHRERLISSSDGNSAGEVSMFSVPNVPHECSNYIIINNRSVNCADGTNVIVCPSNASSIQGTSNGSNKLGDTICNPVHVGVRSNNPNSDNHNAVVHTKEGNLSAKLSSFQGGYSSLASNCATTERRASNTGDNSKGFTVNGVNGAGCVARVRGVRNVGDMSSVSSVGNMKGVSGVGNMNGVSSVGNMNVVNGVGNVNDISSVNSVSSVNNVNSANNFSSANDFNSANDFSSANNFSSASMVNGPCCAKRNARKDIAQGCETQIKDFITNSIPKEATDAEHMRSMNQCNSAIMINKEMGGTATPFGCPENAQRMTTFKISNASIHSESAKCTNGIVMSAFQESDRNFQSVNPVNDNVVKLFSGQGKGNCKVNNTEVNRLASSLINADVRRSNMNPFYGENEPTCEMGKGHMHNVAVNNFSHAVSSCTGNDEKTTGTGASSKGNSVNRRVQKERRSAGSRRAVSRVARNSAASTTAIIASNVTSNATTPSSTSNGVQKKGKADEHEREEEELHEKLKHLPKITGVSYDKKQKLWVSHWRSNCKTIHKYFSVKKYGFHNARLLAIKCRKQNTKYISTDLVFGYKEDTQSGAQPESQSKGSESYGGENHASGEVVQLTGILCDKKPSEKSHSIRKKRKGRGKHSQEVDFPRELPKNESAESDTQGVGTQKGDPGNGLLDRANPIKVSQNIGHQSSPPLSGGPLSSGHPSIASQSSGQIQHLHSAEPRNRGCSPPEQSDQGVIYPQKVEGSKDQEQMLREKELAANCTVKGEARDAYSNSGKICVPHFLKQQGSQATKGSGGGVSGNVNSISNGYLSGSVNGSVNGSVNGCLNGSLNGSLNGSLNGSLNGSLNGSLNGSPNGSANANSNARASAQNPQEEEQRQSISSSKTSQQSKNNAMHTEQGKKEKVEESSRKKDYLINTQLYNKLINNKLYNKLINNQLSNDRVKNNNFYCSLINSQFYIHVINKNLHAQLERNQREVNKEGSNYFYYGQVKDAASSGKSSFSNSENFANKEPAQDQNTHNLFLRRSSDDAATGGGATGGGATGGGATSGGATDGGTHKTSAPFTNSGTTYGGIITPGEYANDGTSPFSKNDEPPIDGKHNGFLSDSPRLDASTPMVQNYANVKDGNNLLSCEGLQNGSGSSNTNCDKSCADRHVKEERPYFKGSAQMTENNFSREGAPTFASSEKFLSGGTIQFRSTISNNQGGGVDVSSVLRNNHKVKDAMNPYINREGPTGGGGNNSRSSVNGRCVGGSGVDDGGVLLNRMAAQGRHFFPASSGGRNSSSSNNGSNNGSNHSSNQSSNCSGNHGNCCRGDGRDTLEEKCASINDPLEDTGQYGCSGDLERTTGSFECTSGSFECTSGSFECTNNYAAQFYVDGTHHHRKGADMKRAIMQEGYLLSDRMGEEILIEGLSKVDETDGGRCSHGGSPLRNANASNPVNQMDDEKNKLIISKITTKYILTDIKNKCLRNCSSNFLKHFPDIKNIINKHINKISEANSIYTIRPYIQLFSNLLEKRKLLHMLAPNAQELYIYSLQKLPL, encoded by the exons ATGAACACACCATACAATTACGGAAACATAAACGTCAACTGCCAGGTATCCATAAAACACAAAAAGTTGGTTAGCacgcaaaatgaagaagcgaaTAAAAGGTACAATGAGCACATCGTGAAGAATAATTACCAACACTGCGGCGATAAAAACGTGCAAATGTATAGTAACATCTGCAACATATTGCGCAGCGGCAGTGTACGAAACGGGCCAAATGGGCCAAATGGGCCAAACGGGTCAAACGGGTCAAGGGGGTCAAATGGGCCAGGTGGTTCAAGTGGTCGTAACGGGTCAAGTGCTTCCAACAGGCCCAGTGCTTCCAACAGGCCCAGTGCTCCCAACAGGCCCAGTGCTCCCAACGGGCCCAATGCTCCCAACGGGCAAAATGCCCCTAACGGGCTTCACTGCCCCAATGCGAACCACATGCAGGACACACCTGGCGAGATTTACCACAACCAGGTGCACAACAAAGCGGAGGCAAACCGAAACAAGCGTCCATATGTGCATTCTCAAAAAAGGATGACCTATGGGATCAGTGAAGTGAACGAATCTGAGAAGGGTGCCGCTTTTGCAAAGTGCGGCGCGTATAAAGATACATACACCAACCAAGTGGATCATTTTACACagtgtaggaaaaaaaaaaatgtcaacatGGTGAATGCCGCAACGGATAGTAGCCGCACAAATTATACTATCCGTGGAGCTAGCAGCTGTGGCATGACCCCTTTTATCAATCATGCAATAGATGAAAGTCCTACATGTGGAGATAACCCTCCAAATGGATTTACACAGGATAATCGCAACTATCGCATTAGTGCGAACGAGGAGGGGAGCCACCTGATGTTCCATGACGTCAAAAGTTATGGCAGTAAAGAGATTCacgataatatttttccccaaaaTTGTCTACTTAACAAGACATTTGAAAATGCTTCGAACTACCCCTTTGGTGTGCccacaaatgggagaaaTACAACAGAAAATGGAGTGTACCAAACGGGACAAATGTACTGTAAGGAAGAGAAGGACAGCTCGGATGAATATAGTTCGCTCTGCTATGACGGAAACAAATCGAGTAGTAAGCTCAGTTATGGAAAGAATAACACAAAAGAAAGGAACCATTGCGATGATGGAATGACTAGAAATAATTCCTACTTGGTAGACAATGCTGATTATGATGCACACCAGAATAACATTATTCAAAATGTGGATTTACTCTCTTGTAAAAGTAGTTCCAGTGTGAAGAATGAACTGTCTTCTGCACTAAATCGCCTGAACGAGTCAGGTAATTCTTCTTCCACAAAGTATGGATGCAACGAAATGAAGGATTTACTCAAAagcaatataatatataataacataattAACAATAACATAATCAACAACATAATTAgcaataatataattagCAACAACATAATTAACAATAATATCATTAACAATAATTTCATGGAGAGTGTGAGTATAATAAATCAGTGCGTGTTGAATGAGAGTAAAGGCATGGTTTGCGGAGGGGAGGGTAAGAAGATGGAGCCAATGGGCATAGCCACTAATCTGGGAGATCACCATATGAATGccaattttcaaaatgtaaaTCGCACGAGCGGGAATGACAACGGGGGGAAGTTTCACCTGAGTAACATGTATGGAATGGTGAATGAGGAAAACGATTTTTCCCATAGGAACTCACCCGATAGCAGTAAAACGTGGCAAATTCCTGAGAGGTATAAACTTTTTCGTAGCGAAGAAGTGAACTCCCCAAACGATGTGCCCATTTCGGATATCAACAGGTGCTGCGGTGATAGAAGCAATGGCTGCAGCGATAGAAGCAATGGCTGCGGCGATAGAAGCAATGGCAGCGGCGATAGAAGCAATGGCTGCGGCGATAGAAGCAATGGCAGCGGCGATAGAAGCAATGGCTGCGGCGATAGAAGCAATGGCAGCGGAGGCACAGGGATCCTCACTGCAGCGCGAGCCAGTCCTTTTAATGACAACTCGAGTAAGTCCCCCTGCTGCTTCACCCAATTTGATAACAACTACGTAGATTCGAATGCCGCATATGAACAtggaaaggcaaaaaatgaggCCAAAATGAAGGGCGCCCCATTTTTGATGAAGTGTACTAAGGTGCCTACCTCAGGGAAAACGGCACTTTGGGACCAAATAGAATTTGAACAAGCAGATGGAAATGACATCATGACAAGGGACACTCACTCCGATGTGCAAGAGCGTCCATGTGTAGGCACTCACAACAATGTCATTAAACCTGAGCGTCAGCATGTGGACGGAAAGAAGGGTCAAAGTGATAATCAACACATTAGTTTAAAGGAATGTATTTGCAACCGGGATGACAGTCATAGTAAAATTTCTCCACAGCTAGCCAACACATATCGTCTCAGTCAAGACTGTCAAAGTAAACAAATTTCGATTCCAAATATGTACGATAAACAGGACAGTGATATGCTTTGCAGCTGCATAGAACCCAGTCCTCTTAACCAAGTCGAGAAGAATGGGAGCGCAAGTAAATCATGTCATTTGGCTATCGATACTAATAGGAGGAGTATAGGCATCGATCAGGTGAGGGACGAACCACCCAACCAGGCAAATAACATTCATATGGCTAGTGCATGTACGGTTAATAAACCAATGagtttaaattttaatttagaCGGTCCTTTCGGTGAAATGCACGTGAACAGTACCAGTGTTAGTGTTAGTGGTGAGGCCAACCGCGTCAACAGGCAGTGCGGGAAAGCAACCCGCATCTCCCAGCCGAGTTGCGCGAGTAGCCAAGTCAGCGGAAACCAAGATAGCGGAAACCAAGTTAGCGGAAACCAAGTTAGCGGAAATCAAGTTAGCGGAAACCACGTCAATACCAACCAGTGGAACGAACTCATCAATATGAGCACCAATTATAACACGAAAGGTGCATGCAAAAGTAGCCTATCAAGGCGCGTCCAAGGGGAAggtcaggaaaaaaagtgtgcgATAGGGGTAGCCAATTCGACTAAACAGAGACAGCCATTGAGGAGGCCAGCTAGTCGGAACTACTCCAGTATGGGTAACTTTGATGGGCGTCCCCCGAAGGAAGAACTGGGAACAACCAACAAACACACAGAAATGTGTCAAGGAAATGGTAAGGGGAAAGGTGTAACAAGTCATAGCGAGAATGTAGCGGTGGATACACTCTATCCTACAGCACAGATGCACGGTGATCAGTGTGAAAGTAGGGTAATAAAGAGTCAGCCGAAAATGCGAAATGACGAATTGGCTAGTCCGAAGAAGAAATTCACGGGGATGTCGATGGAGAAGAGTTGGGACCACATACCGGGTGATACATGCGTTagtttaaattataaaaagagtaaaagGCACGAAATGTGTTGCTCGCTTCATGAGGTGCAAGGATCgcatgaaatgaaaaacttGTGCGGTTGGCTCACGTCGCGGACTTCGCTCACATCGCTGACGTCGCGCGGGTCCTATATCCCCCGGAAGTTGCTCGAACCACA CACTATATTACACGAGGGGCACgatagtaataaaaaaaatagcctcAAGAAAATTACCATTGACAAGCATAGTAGTAGGGGTGAGGAAAAATATCATGAGAGTTTTACTCTTGAGTGTGAAaatttagagaaaaaaaattttgagaatTGCTTCCTCTATGCAAGTAGAGCACATGGGGAAAAAGCGAGTTATGGGAATTGCAAAGTCGTTAGCAGTAGCAGCACTAGCACTGTTGGTAGCAGCAATAGTAGTGGGCAGCCacaggaggagcaggaggagcagcaccAGCAGCACCAGCAGCTGCACCCTGGACATCTACAGGAAGGAGGACCGAGCGGCGTATCAGACGAATGTGCCTACATGAATGGCATTTCAAGCCAAGTGAGTGCGTTCCCTAGGACAGGTACCTCCGGAGAATTCCCAATCGATTATGGTACCGTAAATGGAGATTCAAGCCCACATATGATGGACGTTACAGTACAAGGAGAGTTTGACAATAAAAGGAATGTAATCAAAGATGGTCGGGGTTACATAAATTGCGTTGCTAGTGAGTTGTTTGCTTGTGGGGGAGGGCCCTCAGATGCAGGAGGCATGTTCCGTTATGGTAACAGTAACAGTAACAGTAATAGTAGCAGTAATGGTAATAGTAACAGTAATGGTAATAGTAACAGTAACAGTAATGGTAATGGTAATAGTAATAGTAACAGTAACAGTAACAGTAACCGTAATAGTAGTGACTCTGTTATGAACAATAGCAacaggaaggaagaaaaaaaaaagcgaacaCAAAACGACGTTGTTGTGCAGTGTGATCTTAGGTGCGACTGCAGTAACAACGGAAAAAACGCAGGTAATATTAGCACGTACGCCAACAAGGGGGTTTGTAATATCGGCTTCCTTACACACCGTGAGAGGTTAATTAGCAGCAGCGATGGTAACAGTGCTGGCGAAGTCAGTATGTTTAGTGTCCCCAATGTTCCGCACGAATGTAGCAACtacattattattaacaatCGGTCCGTAAATTGCGCTGACGGAACAAATGTTATCGTGTGCCCATCTAACGCATCTAGCATACAGGGCACGTCCAACGGAAGCAATAAATTAGGCGATACTATTTGTAACCCTGTGCATGTAGGTGTGAGGAGCAATAACCCCAACAGTGATAATCATAATGCTGTGGTTCACACAAAGGAAGGGAACCTTTCTGCAAAGTTGAGTTCCTTCCAAGGAGGTTACAGTTCGCTTGCATCCAATTGTGCAACCACGGAGAGGCGTGCAAGTAACACGGGAGATAACTCCAAAGGGTTTACTGTGAATGGCGTTAACGGTGCTGGGTGTGTGGCTAGAGTGAGGGGTGTCAGGAACGTGGGTGACATGAGTAGCGTTAGCAGTGTTGGCAATATGAAAGGAGTTAGCGGTGTTGGCAATATGAACGGAGTTAGCAGTGTTGGCAATATGAACGTTGTTAACGGTGTTGGCAATGTCAACGACATCAGTAGCGTTAACAGCGTTAGCAGCGTTAACAACGTCAACAGTGCTAACAACTTCAGCAGCGCTAACGACTTCAACAGCGCGAACGACTTCAGCAGCGCTAACAACTTCAGCAGCGCTAGCATGGTGAATGGCCCCTGCTGCGCCAAAAGGAATGCCCGCAAGGACATAGCCCAGGGTTGCGAAACTCAGATTAAAGATTTTATCACAAACAGCATTCCGAAGGAAGCAACAGATGCAGAACACATGAGGAGTATGAACCAATGCAATAGTGCTATCATGATTAACAAAGAAATGGGTGGAACTGCAACACCTTTTGGATGCCCCGAAAACGCACAACGCATGACCACGTTTAAGATCTCCAATGCAAGTATCCATTCGGAAAGCGCCAAATGCACAAACGGGATCGTCATGAGTGCCTTCCAAGAGAGTGATAGAAATTTTCAGAGCGTTAATCCCGTAAATGATAAtgttgtaaaattatttagcgGTCAAGGCAAAGGCAACTGTAAGGTAAACAATACGGAGGTGAATAGACTAGCCAGTTCTCTGATAAATGCAGATGTAAGAAGGAGTAATATGAACCCATTTTATGGGGAGAATGAACCTACGTGTGAGATGGGGAAGGGACATATGCACAATGTAGCTGTCAACAATTTCAGCCATGCAGTTAGTAGTTGCACTGGAAATGATGAGAAGACAACAGGTACTGGGGCGTCTTCAAAGGGGAATAGTGTAAATAGGAGGGTGCAGAAGGAGAGGCGGAGCGCAGGCAGCAGGAGGGCTGTTTCCAGAGTCGCGAGGAATAGCGCTGCCAGTACCACTGCGATCATCGCCTCGAATGTCACGTCGAACGCCACCACCCCTTCCAGTACCTCCAACGGAGTGCAGAAAAAGGGCAAAGCAGATGAGCACGAacgggaggaggaggaactgCACGAGAAGCTGAAGCATTTGCCCAAAATCACAGGTGTGAGTTAtgacaaaaaacaaaaactgTGGGTGTCCCATTGGAGATCAAATTGTAAAACGATACACAAATATTTCTCTGTAAAAAAGTACGGCTTTCATAATGCCAGGTTGCTAGCCATTAAATGTCGAAAGCAGAACACCAAGTATATTTCCACGGATCTGGTGTTCGGTTACAAGGAGGATACGCAGTCCGGGGCCCAACCTGAGAGCCAATCCAAAGGGAGCGAAAGTTATGGCGGCGAGAATCATGCTTCTGGAGAAGTTGTACAGCTTACGGGAATACTATGTGATAAGAAACCCAGTGAGAAAAGCCATTCGATCAGAAAGAAACGCAAGGGGAGAGGAAAGCATTCCCAAGAGGTGGATTTCCCTAGGGAGCTCCCCAAAAATGAGAGTGCAGAATCAGACACGCAGGGAGTTGGTACCCAGAAAGGCGATCCAGGTAACGGCCTGCTAGATAGGGCTAATCCGATTAAGGTTTCCCAAAATATCGGTCATCAAAGTAGTCCTCCCCTGAGTGGTGGTCCCCTTAGCAGTGGCCATCCCAGTATTGCCTCACAGAGCAGCGGCCAGATCCAACACCTGCACAGCGCGGAACCGCGGAACCGAGGGTGCTCCCCCCCAGAGCAGAGCGATCAGGGCGTAATTTATCCACAGAAAGTGGAAGGCTCGAAGGACCAGGAACAAATGCTGAGGGAGAAAGAACTGGCCGCCAATTGCACAGTTAAGGGTGAAGCAAGGGATGCATATAGTAATAGCGGCAAAATATGcgtgccccattttttgaagcAACAAGGGAGCCAAGCAACGAAGGGTTCTGGCGGTGGCGTTAGCGGAAATGTGAACAGCATCTCGAATGGCTATTTGAGCGGAAGTGTGAACGGCAGTGTGAATGGCAGTGTGAACGGCTGTCTGAACGGTAGCCTGAACGGTAGCCTGAACGGTAGTCTGAACGGTAGCCTGAACGGTAGTCTGAACGGTAGTCTGAATGGCTCTCCGAACGGCAGTGCGAACGCTAACTCCAATGCACGTGCGAGTGCACAAAATCCCCAGGAGGAGGAACAGCGCCAAAGCATAAGTAGCAGCAAAACGAGTCAGCAAAGCAAAAACAATGCGATGCACACAGAAcaagggaagaaagaaaaggtgGAGGAATCAAGTAGGAAAAAAGACTACCTAATAAACACACAGCTTTACAATAAActcataaataataaattgtATAATAAACTCATTAACAATCAACTAAGCAATGATcgagtaaaaaataataacttttACTGTAGCCTAATTAATAGCCAATTTTACATACACGTTATTAACAAGAATCTGCATGCACAGCTAGAGAGGAACCAACGAGAAGTCAACAAAGAAGGTTCGAATTACTTCTACTATGGACAGGTTAAGGATGCTGCCTCTTCGGGGAAAAGCTCATTTTCGAATAGTGAAAATTTTGCCAACAAGGAACCTGCGCAAGATCAGAACACCCACAATTTGTTTCTACGTAGAAGCAGTGATGATGCTGCTACTGGCGGGGGTGCTACTGGCGGGGGTGCTACTGGCGGGGGTGCTACTAGCGGGGGTGCTACTGATGGGGGTACGCATAAGACGAGTGCTCCTTTTACCAACTCGGGGACTACGTACGGAGGGATAATAACTCCCGGTGAGTATGCTAATGATGGTACTAGCCCTTTCtcgaaaaatgatgaacCCCCAATTGATGGCAAGCATAATGGGTTTCTCAGTGATTCCCCTCGATTGGATGCGTCAACTCCCATGGTACAAAACTACGCTAACGTGAAAGACGGTAATAATTTACTCAGTTGTGAGGGTTTGCAAAATGGTAGTGGTTCAAGTAACACCAACTGCGATAAGAGTTGTGCTGATCGGCACGTAAAGGAGGAAAGACCCTATTTTAAGGGGAGTGCCCAGATGAccgaaaataatttcagtCGCGAGGGGGCACCAACGTTCGCGAGCAGTGAGAAATTCCTGAGCGGTGGCACTATCCAGTTTCGCAGCACCATTAGTAACAATCAAGGCGGCGGAGTGGACGTCAGCAGTGTCCTGCGTAATAACCACAAAGTGAAGGATGCTATGAACCCATATATAAACAGGGAAGGGCCCACTGGTGGTGGTGGGAATAACAGTAGGAGCAGCGTGAATGGCAGATGCGTGGGTGGCAGCGGCGTGGATGACGGTGGCGTCCTACTCAACCGCATGGCCGCGCAGGGCAGGCACTTCTTCCCAGCGAGCAGTGGCGGTAGGAATAGCAGCAGTAGTAATAATGGGAGTAACAATGGGAGTAACCACAGCAGCAACCAAAGTAGCAACTGCAGCGGCAACCACGGCAACTGCTGCCGAGGTGACGGCCGAGACACGTTAGAGGAAAAATGCGCTTCCATCAACGACCCCCTCGAGGACACCGGTCAGTATGGATGCAGTGGCGATTTGGAACGTACCACTGGCAGTTTCGAATGTACCAGTGGCAGTTTCGAATGTACCAGTGGCAGTTTCGAATGTACCAATAACTACGCAGCGCAGTTTTATGTGGACGGTACGCACCATCATAGAAAGGGCGCAGATATGAAAAGGGCAATTATGCAAGAAGGCTATTTGTTAAGTGATCGAATGGGCGAAGAAATTTTGATAGAGGGACTTTCCAAGGTGGATGAAACCGACGGAGGGCGCTGCTCCCATGGGGGAAGTCCCCTACGAAACGCAAACGCTAGCAACCCTGTGAACCAAATGgacgatgaaaaaaacaaactgatAATTTCGAAGATcacaacaaaatatatactcacagatatcaaaaataaatgcctAAGAAACTGCtcaagcaattttttaaagcatttccccgacataaaaaatatcattaacAAACACATCAACAAAATTTCCGAGGCGAATTCTATCTACACAATAAGGCCTTATATTCAGTTGTTTAGTAACCTGTTGGAAAAGAGAAAGCTGCTACACATGCTCGCCCCGAATGCGCAAGAGTTGTACATTTACAGCTTGCAGAAATTGCCCCTTTGA
- a CDS encoding ATP-binding protein (putative): MDGEKTSTKLNIVGLISGGKDSIQNLIYCSKYGHDIILLAHLIPYENQNETDSFMYQSVGFELIPEIAKCMEKPLIQHRIKRKAVNVGLDYVYSSNDEVEDLYELLLEVKTKYPHVNAVSCGAIQSNYQKRRLEHVCQRLNLQILAYLWERDQKELLQNMIEGGLEAILVKIAAYGNV; encoded by the exons ATGGACGGCGAGAAAACAAGTACAAAATTGAATATCGTTGGTTTAATATCGGGGGGAAAGGACAGCatacaaaatttgatttACTGCTCCAAATATGGTCATGACATTATCTTATTGGCTCACCTTATACCGTACGAGAATCAAA ATGAGACTGACAGTTTTATGTACCAGAGCGTTGGATTTGAACTCATTCCTGAAATTGCAAAGTGTATGGAAAAGCCCCTCATCCAGCATCGAATTAAAA GGAAGGCAGTAAATGTGGGCTTGGATTATGTGTACAGTTCTAATGACGAGGTTGAAGATTTGTATGAGTTGTTACTCGAGGTTAAG ACTAAGTATCCTCACGTAAATGCAGTATCATGCGGGGCGATTCAGTCAAATTATCAGAAGAGGCGCCTGGAGCACGT ATGTCAAAGGTtaaatttgcaaattttggCTTACTTGTGGGAAAGGGATCAG AAAGAACTGCTACAAAATATGATTGAGGGCGGACTGGAGGCCATACTCGTGAAAATAGCTGCTTACGGTAATGTCTAA